A section of the Marinimicrobium koreense genome encodes:
- a CDS encoding diguanylate cyclase, which produces MADSFDTQALNSRLDSLKTAYRQRLERELAEIESAMGTARGNAPNNDTMQALHHALHRLAGSAGTFGFPQLGYQARALERRLADHLEGKESQTSGLSTTHWAELLQKALRADERRESALGLESQSTSDTDGQRHVWLLERDVMLAEYVGQQLQSFGFEVKHLRDTAALNQCDTTSTDLLIVDHRASTVEDSETVGSDYWKPLLAAFHCPIIFTGSEDTFHARLQAVRSGARGYFAKPLDVPQLAAYAARLLKMKDGEPERVLIIEDDATLAKYCQHILEQAGMKVSCLSEPEKLLQVVSEFDPELILMDLSLPHVSGVELVAVLSQFERWAHLPIVYLSAESSPQKRTEALMTGGDAFLEKPVDPKLLISLSQSRVRRVRELKHAMTRDGLTGLMTHASIKEALEAEWQSSKRTAKAFSVVMLDIDHFKAVNDRYGHAVGNLVISAVGTFLRQHFRATDRLGRYGGEEFALILPGCIAEKAVQLVDELREAFAAIRFFGNNKQFYCTLSAGVADSHQFPNAVPDTLIEKADQALYEAKHSGRNQVCLALSD; this is translated from the coding sequence ATGGCTGACTCCTTTGATACCCAGGCTTTGAACTCCCGTCTGGACTCTTTGAAAACCGCTTATCGTCAACGCCTTGAAAGAGAACTGGCCGAGATTGAGAGCGCAATGGGCACTGCCAGAGGAAACGCTCCAAACAACGATACCATGCAGGCACTACACCACGCCCTGCACCGCTTGGCCGGGTCTGCTGGAACCTTTGGTTTCCCACAGTTGGGATACCAGGCCAGAGCCTTGGAGCGACGGCTCGCGGACCACCTTGAGGGAAAAGAAAGCCAGACCTCAGGGCTGTCCACTACCCACTGGGCCGAGCTTCTTCAGAAGGCACTGAGAGCGGATGAACGCCGTGAAAGCGCCCTGGGACTGGAGTCGCAATCAACGAGTGACACCGACGGTCAACGCCATGTCTGGCTGCTGGAGAGAGACGTCATGCTGGCAGAGTATGTGGGGCAGCAACTGCAGAGTTTTGGCTTTGAAGTGAAGCACCTGCGTGATACCGCTGCGTTGAATCAGTGTGATACCACCTCGACCGATCTGCTGATCGTTGATCATCGTGCTTCTACTGTTGAGGACTCTGAGACAGTCGGCTCCGATTACTGGAAGCCATTGTTGGCCGCTTTTCACTGTCCAATCATTTTTACCGGTTCGGAAGATACATTTCACGCTAGACTTCAAGCAGTCCGCAGTGGTGCACGAGGCTATTTTGCCAAGCCATTGGACGTTCCGCAGCTTGCGGCGTATGCCGCTCGGCTACTGAAAATGAAAGACGGTGAGCCCGAGCGGGTTCTGATCATTGAGGATGACGCCACACTCGCTAAATATTGTCAGCACATTCTTGAACAAGCGGGCATGAAAGTAAGTTGTCTCAGCGAGCCCGAAAAGCTGCTTCAAGTCGTCAGCGAGTTCGACCCAGAGCTGATTCTTATGGACCTGTCGCTTCCCCACGTATCCGGCGTCGAATTGGTGGCAGTGTTATCCCAGTTTGAGCGCTGGGCTCACCTGCCCATTGTTTATTTATCCGCTGAGTCGAGCCCACAAAAGCGCACTGAGGCCTTGATGACTGGAGGCGATGCGTTTTTGGAAAAGCCGGTCGATCCAAAGCTGCTTATCAGTCTGAGCCAAAGCCGGGTCCGACGCGTGAGGGAGCTTAAACACGCGATGACGCGAGACGGCTTGACCGGCCTTATGACCCACGCCAGCATTAAAGAAGCGCTTGAGGCGGAATGGCAGTCCTCAAAGAGAACCGCAAAAGCGTTCAGCGTCGTGATGCTGGACATCGATCACTTTAAAGCGGTAAATGACCGATATGGCCATGCCGTAGGAAACTTGGTCATCAGTGCCGTGGGAACGTTTTTGCGTCAGCATTTCCGAGCCACCGACCGACTGGGTCGGTACGGGGGCGAAGAGTTCGCCCTGATTCTGCCAGGGTGTATTGCTGAAAAAGCCGTTCAATTAGTGGATGAGCTCCGAGAGGCGTTTGCAGCTATACGGTTTTTTGGCAACAACAAGCAGTTTTACTGCACGCTCTCGGCAGGCGTCGCCGATAGCCACCAGTTTCCGAACGCGGTGCCCGACACCCTGATTGAAAAGGCCGATCAAGCGCTATACGAAGCAAAGCATTCCGGCCGAAATCAAGTGTGTTTAGCCTTATCCGATTGA
- a CDS encoding PAS domain-containing protein — MSTSSTHLLDLERINRMARQLLDMPIALISLADNDRQRLVCSDGQALSGIAEDDRILEHLLGTSDPLVVEDASVDPRFKNSLWVSGEPFVRFVAGAALRDSDDHPIGTLCLLDTRPRSIDANQYNQLKDLVSLSENLMRSEAPISASRLELESALVDSERQARLVIEGTDVGTWEWNVQTGETVFNERWAEIVGYTLAELAPISIDTWMSLAHPDDLAQSEALLNAHFRGETRQYDCKARMRHKQGHWVWVHDRGQVFEWTAEGEPLLMYGTHADISRDIKAQQTIEESLEEFSSLIANMPGVTYRCRHDTPSTVLYVNDQVQTLSGYKAEELINNTEINLATLIHPDDVERVAQTIQSAVDNDEDWHLEYRIRHRTGGIHHVEERGRAVAGSRSENRVLEGLIVDISREKESLAQLNKHHEVLVLLNDIAFNTRETVNDKLCYALARARQFLGMELAIISQIESDVYTARWVDAEPNAGIRPGQTFSLGATWCQLLFSGGETELFLSDAPNSPYAEHPCYQSLPLGSYIGVTLTIEGEPFGTLNFSSSIRRGEGFDETDRLFIRLLTRWVSDLLESDTGNERLNKLLAQLPGMVYQYRLFPDGRSTFPFSSHQIESLYGIRPDQAARDASRVFDAIHPDDLEAISRSIEDSNRSLKTWQGTYRVKTRDNSYRWIAGQARPERLSDGSTLWHGYLHDIHDQELARQALERNETRFRSLFEFAPIGMALNDYKTGLFIDLNDALIKPTGYTREEFIQLSYWQITPEEYAEEEQRALSDLKTLGRYGPLEKEYIRKDGSRYPVKLQGMLSQDPDGRPVIWSLIEDISERRRLERMKDQFIATVSHELRTPLTSIKGSLGLLAGGALGSMSDRAAKMLHTAQRNADRLSSLINDLLDMEKLVAGKMPMNFEQQTVGPLLDEAIDSMTSYGAQHDVQLVAPDSWPEVQVNVDGTRLMQALNNLISNAIKFSPEGGAVEISVAPQADAVEIRVRDSGPGIAPDFRSELFKRFSQADGSDRRKLPGTGLGLAITREISRQLGGEVGYRDGPQRGSEFFITLPRLND, encoded by the coding sequence ATGAGCACATCCAGCACCCACCTGCTTGACCTCGAGCGGATCAACCGCATGGCGAGACAGCTCCTCGACATGCCGATTGCATTGATTTCGCTGGCGGATAATGATCGACAACGGCTGGTATGCAGTGACGGACAAGCCCTTTCCGGCATAGCAGAAGATGACCGGATCCTGGAGCACCTGCTTGGCACCTCTGACCCGCTCGTTGTCGAAGACGCATCAGTCGATCCGCGGTTCAAAAATTCGCTGTGGGTGTCCGGTGAACCCTTTGTCCGTTTCGTCGCGGGTGCCGCGCTCCGAGATTCCGATGATCACCCGATTGGGACTTTATGCCTGCTCGATACTCGCCCCCGGTCAATTGATGCGAATCAATACAACCAACTGAAGGACCTCGTGTCTCTCAGTGAAAACCTGATGCGGAGCGAAGCCCCCATCAGCGCTTCTCGCCTGGAACTGGAGTCAGCGCTGGTAGACAGCGAGCGACAAGCCCGCCTGGTTATTGAAGGCACCGATGTGGGCACTTGGGAATGGAATGTACAAACGGGCGAAACGGTTTTCAATGAACGCTGGGCAGAAATCGTCGGCTATACATTGGCCGAGTTGGCGCCAATATCGATCGACACCTGGATGAGTCTTGCGCATCCGGACGATCTAGCCCAGTCCGAAGCGCTACTGAACGCCCACTTCCGTGGCGAGACGAGACAGTATGACTGCAAGGCACGAATGCGTCATAAGCAAGGGCATTGGGTATGGGTGCACGACAGGGGGCAGGTCTTCGAATGGACGGCCGAGGGGGAACCTCTGCTGATGTATGGCACTCATGCCGACATCAGCCGGGACATTAAAGCCCAACAGACCATCGAAGAGAGTCTCGAAGAGTTCTCCTCCCTGATCGCCAACATGCCAGGGGTTACCTACCGGTGCCGACACGACACCCCCTCGACTGTACTTTACGTCAACGATCAGGTCCAAACCCTCAGCGGCTACAAGGCCGAGGAGCTGATCAACAACACCGAAATCAATCTCGCCACACTGATCCACCCCGACGATGTTGAGCGGGTTGCCCAAACCATCCAAAGCGCGGTCGATAACGACGAGGACTGGCACCTCGAGTACCGCATACGCCATCGCACCGGAGGCATTCACCATGTAGAGGAGCGCGGACGTGCGGTCGCAGGAAGCAGGTCAGAAAACAGAGTTCTTGAAGGGCTGATTGTCGACATTTCCCGCGAAAAAGAATCGCTCGCTCAATTGAACAAACACCACGAAGTATTGGTGCTTCTGAACGATATCGCTTTCAATACGCGAGAGACGGTCAACGACAAACTGTGTTATGCGCTCGCCAGGGCGAGACAGTTTCTCGGCATGGAGTTGGCCATCATCAGCCAAATCGAGAGTGACGTGTACACCGCTCGCTGGGTCGATGCCGAGCCGAACGCCGGCATTAGGCCGGGACAGACCTTCAGCCTGGGCGCCACCTGGTGTCAACTGCTCTTTTCCGGAGGAGAGACGGAACTGTTTCTTTCGGATGCCCCGAACAGCCCATACGCCGAGCACCCGTGCTATCAGAGCCTGCCTCTGGGCTCTTACATAGGCGTTACCTTGACGATCGAAGGTGAACCCTTCGGCACACTGAACTTTTCGTCGTCCATCCGACGAGGGGAGGGTTTTGACGAGACCGACCGTTTGTTCATCCGACTGCTCACGCGCTGGGTTTCAGACTTGTTGGAAAGCGATACCGGGAATGAGCGATTGAACAAACTACTGGCCCAACTGCCCGGCATGGTATATCAGTACCGGCTTTTCCCGGATGGCAGATCGACCTTTCCGTTCAGCTCTCATCAGATCGAAAGCCTTTATGGTATCAGACCGGACCAGGCCGCCAGAGATGCCAGCCGAGTATTTGACGCAATTCACCCCGACGATCTGGAGGCTATTAGCCGATCCATAGAAGACTCGAACCGCTCCCTCAAGACCTGGCAGGGAACCTATCGGGTGAAAACGCGAGACAACAGTTATCGATGGATCGCGGGACAGGCACGCCCAGAGCGTCTAAGTGACGGCAGCACCCTTTGGCACGGCTACCTGCACGATATTCACGATCAAGAGCTGGCGCGACAGGCACTTGAGCGAAATGAAACCCGGTTCCGCAGCCTGTTTGAGTTCGCCCCCATCGGCATGGCGTTAAACGACTACAAAACCGGTCTCTTCATTGATCTGAACGATGCGCTGATCAAACCCACCGGCTACACCCGCGAAGAATTTATTCAGTTGAGTTACTGGCAGATCACCCCCGAGGAATACGCTGAGGAAGAACAGAGGGCACTGAGCGATCTGAAAACCCTGGGACGGTATGGCCCTCTCGAGAAGGAGTACATCCGCAAGGATGGTAGTCGCTACCCGGTAAAACTGCAGGGCATGCTCAGCCAGGATCCGGACGGACGGCCTGTAATCTGGTCCTTGATCGAAGACATCAGCGAACGGCGCCGACTGGAGCGAATGAAGGATCAATTCATCGCCACGGTCAGCCATGAACTTCGCACTCCCCTGACGTCGATCAAGGGGTCTCTTGGCCTGCTGGCCGGAGGCGCTTTGGGCTCGATGTCAGATAGAGCCGCAAAGATGCTTCATACCGCTCAACGGAACGCAGACCGTTTGTCCTCACTGATCAATGACCTACTGGATATGGAGAAACTCGTCGCAGGGAAAATGCCGATGAATTTCGAGCAGCAGACTGTCGGCCCACTCCTGGATGAAGCCATCGACTCGATGACCAGCTACGGAGCACAGCACGACGTTCAATTGGTAGCGCCAGATAGCTGGCCAGAGGTACAAGTCAACGTCGATGGCACGCGCCTGATGCAGGCACTGAACAACCTGATCTCTAATGCGATCAAATTTTCTCCCGAGGGGGGTGCCGTGGAAATTTCGGTAGCACCGCAAGCGGACGCCGTTGAAATTCGCGTGCGGGACTCGGGTCCCGGTATTGCGCCAGACTTTCGCAGCGAATTGTTCAAGCGGTTCTCTCAGGCCGATGGTAGCGACCGACGGAAGCTGCCCGGTACCGGGCTGGGGTTGGCAATCACCCGCGAGATCAGCCGCCAACTGGGTGGCGAAGTCGGCTATCGGGATGGACCTCAGAGGGGTAGCGAATTCTTTATCACCCTACCTCGATTGAACGACTGA
- a CDS encoding efflux RND transporter permease subunit codes for MARRLLNLALNHRKAVFWGLGLLTLAFSALLPLIQIDTDPENMLPADNPARVFHNEVKERFDMHDTIVVGVVNEQSVYNPQTLANLHSLSEFAEGLDGVIAPDLMSLSNVDNITQEGAGTLRFEWMMREPPDTQAQARTIRENVEDLPLLFNTLVSEDGKAAAIYVPIEDKNQSYAIGRELQSHIDGFEAGDDWHITGLPIAEDRFGYEMFVQMGISAPLAGLVIFILLWVFFRNIPFIVAPMIVSVSTVLITMGALIGAGFTVHIMSSMIAIFLMPIAVVDSVHIMSEFADRYRKGSSVRQVVTEVMGHLFTPMLFTSVTSSIGFLSLMLTPIPPVQIFGFFVGLGIMLAFLSTIIFIPAYLVSLNPATLDRMVDKLPAEDRSLVARVLPPLGKLARSHAKLWTVGFVALFAVSVWGITQIQINDNPVRWFKSDHELRIADRVLNDHFAGTYDAFMVLQSSSDAVDKAQSALTDASTNESLSEATRTWLKDQTLDSPESLSDLILALDDRLFEVGGEDADALEALMNQLEQLDSQSQAFLQPENLEYIQQLEQHLASTGLVGKSNSLADVVKTVNRELRSGEAEDYRLPDSADAVAQTLLQYQSSHRPQDLWHFVTPDYRESLVWLQLTSGDNQDMTAVVESVDQYLQDNPLPEGLNLEWAGKSYLNVVWQAEMVEGMVGSLISAFVIVLIIMMLLFRSVAFGIVAMLPLTLTITGIYGLIGWVGKDYDMPIAVLSALTLGLSIDFAIHFVERTRAYFRETGDWSKTMQLMFLEPGRAITRNAIVIAVGFTPLLVAPLVPYITVGFFLATIMALSALVTLILLPTVMTLLQRWLFRAS; via the coding sequence ATGGCCCGACGCTTGCTAAATCTGGCGCTTAACCACCGCAAGGCGGTATTTTGGGGGCTGGGCCTTTTGACCCTGGCGTTCAGCGCCCTGCTGCCGCTGATTCAGATCGACACGGACCCGGAGAACATGCTACCGGCGGACAACCCCGCCCGGGTATTTCACAACGAAGTGAAGGAGCGCTTCGATATGCACGACACCATTGTGGTGGGCGTGGTGAACGAGCAATCCGTGTACAACCCGCAAACCCTGGCCAACCTGCACAGCCTGAGTGAGTTTGCCGAAGGGCTGGACGGGGTAATTGCCCCGGATCTGATGTCCCTGTCGAATGTCGACAACATTACCCAGGAAGGCGCGGGCACTCTGCGTTTTGAGTGGATGATGCGCGAGCCACCGGACACTCAGGCACAGGCCCGGACCATCCGCGAGAACGTGGAAGACCTGCCGCTGTTGTTCAACACCCTGGTGTCAGAGGACGGCAAGGCGGCCGCCATCTACGTGCCGATTGAAGACAAGAACCAGAGCTACGCGATTGGTCGGGAGCTGCAGTCCCACATTGATGGCTTTGAGGCCGGGGACGATTGGCACATCACCGGCCTGCCCATCGCCGAGGACCGCTTCGGCTATGAAATGTTTGTTCAGATGGGCATTTCCGCCCCCTTGGCAGGCCTGGTGATCTTCATCCTGTTGTGGGTGTTTTTCCGCAACATCCCTTTTATTGTGGCACCGATGATCGTCTCCGTGAGCACGGTATTGATCACCATGGGCGCCTTGATCGGGGCCGGTTTTACCGTTCATATCATGTCTTCCATGATCGCCATTTTCCTGATGCCCATCGCCGTGGTGGATTCGGTGCACATCATGTCCGAGTTTGCCGACCGCTACCGCAAGGGCAGCAGTGTGCGCCAGGTCGTTACCGAAGTGATGGGCCATCTGTTCACGCCGATGCTGTTCACCTCGGTCACTTCATCTATCGGTTTCCTGTCATTGATGCTGACCCCCATTCCGCCGGTGCAGATTTTCGGCTTTTTTGTGGGCCTGGGCATCATGCTGGCCTTTCTTTCCACCATCATTTTCATTCCGGCCTATCTGGTGAGTCTGAACCCCGCCACCCTGGATCGCATGGTGGATAAATTGCCGGCCGAAGATCGCTCCCTGGTGGCCCGTGTACTGCCGCCCCTGGGCAAACTGGCCCGTTCCCACGCCAAACTCTGGACGGTCGGCTTTGTTGCCCTCTTTGCGGTGTCGGTGTGGGGGATCACCCAGATCCAGATCAACGACAATCCGGTTCGCTGGTTCAAGTCCGACCACGAGCTGCGCATTGCCGACCGGGTGCTGAACGATCACTTCGCGGGTACCTACGATGCCTTTATGGTGTTGCAGTCCAGCAGTGACGCGGTCGACAAGGCCCAGTCCGCGCTGACCGATGCAAGCACCAACGAGTCACTGAGCGAAGCGACCCGCACATGGTTGAAGGACCAGACACTGGACAGCCCCGAGTCTCTGTCCGACCTGATTCTGGCCTTGGACGATCGTCTGTTCGAGGTGGGCGGTGAAGATGCCGACGCCCTCGAAGCACTGATGAACCAACTCGAACAACTCGACAGCCAGAGCCAGGCGTTTTTGCAGCCGGAGAATCTGGAATATATCCAGCAGCTCGAGCAACACCTGGCCAGCACCGGCCTGGTGGGCAAGAGCAACAGTCTGGCCGACGTGGTGAAAACCGTGAACCGCGAGCTGCGCTCCGGCGAAGCGGAGGATTATCGCTTGCCCGACTCCGCCGATGCCGTGGCCCAGACGCTGCTGCAATATCAGTCCTCCCACCGTCCCCAGGATCTATGGCACTTCGTCACGCCGGATTACCGCGAATCCCTGGTGTGGCTGCAACTGACCAGCGGTGACAACCAGGATATGACCGCAGTGGTGGAGTCAGTAGACCAGTACTTGCAGGACAACCCATTGCCCGAAGGTCTTAACCTCGAGTGGGCCGGCAAATCCTACCTCAATGTGGTCTGGCAGGCGGAAATGGTCGAGGGCATGGTAGGCAGTCTGATCAGCGCCTTTGTGATCGTACTGATCATCATGATGCTGCTGTTCCGCTCCGTGGCCTTCGGCATTGTCGCCATGCTGCCCCTCACCCTGACCATCACCGGGATCTACGGCCTGATCGGCTGGGTGGGCAAGGATTACGACATGCCCATAGCCGTGCTCTCGGCGCTGACCCTGGGGCTGTCCATCGACTTCGCGATTCATTTTGTGGAGCGCACCCGGGCCTATTTCCGCGAAACCGGCGACTGGTCGAAGACCATGCAGCTCATGTTCCTGGAGCCGGGCCGGGCCATTACCCGCAACGCCATTGTGATTGCCGTGGGCTTTACCCCGCTGCTGGTGGCACCGCTGGTGCCCTACATCACCGTGGGCTTTTTCCTGGCCACCATCATGGCGCTGTCCGCCCTGGTGACCCTGATCCTGTTGCCCACGGTCATGACCCTGCTGCAACGCTGGTTGTTTCGCGCATCCTAA
- a CDS encoding outer membrane lipoprotein-sorting protein codes for MMNVKTVLATAALTLFAIGAQAEEALADPREIVRKAERVAFYSGDDGRSEARMLITDNQGRRQVRQFTILRNTRDDDQTQDMMVFFSRPADVRNTVFRVIKRAETDDDRWLYLPGLDLVKRISAGDKRTSFVGSHFFYEDVSGRSTDLDDYELLETTDEHYRLRGTAKNPSEVEFSHYEVTIDRETLLPVGTDYYNDRGEVYRQMEVKKIETIEGYPTVVHSIMRDLDTGGETEMQFRNVRYDLGIPENIFSERSLRNPPTDWLN; via the coding sequence ATGATGAACGTCAAAACTGTATTGGCAACCGCGGCCCTGACGCTGTTCGCCATCGGCGCCCAAGCCGAAGAGGCCTTGGCCGACCCGCGGGAGATTGTGCGCAAAGCCGAGCGCGTCGCGTTTTACTCCGGTGACGACGGTCGCAGCGAAGCGCGCATGCTCATTACCGACAACCAGGGTCGGCGGCAGGTCCGCCAGTTCACCATCCTGCGCAATACCCGGGACGATGATCAAACTCAGGACATGATGGTGTTCTTCTCCCGCCCGGCGGATGTGCGGAACACCGTATTCCGGGTGATCAAACGCGCTGAAACGGACGATGACCGCTGGCTGTACCTGCCCGGGCTGGACCTGGTCAAGCGCATCTCGGCGGGCGACAAGCGCACTTCCTTTGTGGGCTCGCATTTTTTCTATGAAGATGTATCCGGCCGGTCCACCGACCTGGATGACTACGAGCTGCTGGAAACCACCGACGAACACTACCGCCTGCGCGGCACCGCCAAGAACCCGAGCGAGGTCGAGTTCAGCCACTACGAAGTCACCATCGATCGGGAGACTCTGCTGCCGGTGGGCACCGACTACTACAACGACCGGGGCGAGGTGTATCGCCAGATGGAAGTGAAAAAGATTGAAACCATCGAAGGCTATCCGACGGTGGTGCACTCGATCATGCGCGATCTGGACACCGGCGGTGAGACCGAAATGCAGTTCCGCAACGTGCGCTACGACCTGGGCATTCCGGAGAACATTTTCTCCGAGCGCAGCCTGCGCAACCCGCCCACTGACTGGTTGAACTGA
- a CDS encoding YgaP family membrane protein: MSLERAVTAFAGFMILLSVALTYWAHPGFVWLTVFVGANLFQQSFTGFCPAASFMRKVFGLKTEAELARL, from the coding sequence ATGAGTCTTGAACGTGCTGTCACCGCTTTCGCCGGTTTTATGATCCTGCTGTCCGTTGCTCTGACCTACTGGGCTCACCCCGGTTTTGTCTGGCTGACGGTCTTTGTGGGCGCCAATCTGTTTCAGCAGTCTTTTACCGGATTCTGTCCGGCGGCGTCGTTTATGCGTAAGGTGTTTGGGTTGAAGACCGAGGCGGAACTGGCGAGGTTATAG
- a CDS encoding methyl-accepting chemotaxis protein: protein MNLSGAERRWLNWFGATGKVRMGWSCWLNRNRYALMEQAFESVAQTRITILNQWVDGQWEQMVSLAASVEQDPARWDTLLPQQLQRWVDASELFVVDDTGKVLASSYRARVGARDLDARALEEGLKGAFLHGPYVDRATLDIGPSSSRFHDEVTLMFYQPVELADGAIGCVCARVPNDVLGDLIQREAGHIFTESGDNYLFMVEPGFDRRIVAGTALSRSRFEDSTFSHGENLKSGIHTDWGVVGVKRHTEFEIRFTDPATGQLHPGVRETIRNGENLFVTYPGYSDYRHIPVIGKGVTFTLKGSKDRWGMMCEGDLEEVYRFRSITYRFMGLLLLPLLLVFGGNMALHAWSDWPLWTINLATAGALAVGAWSFLARGPRRLARRLGKMTEIIHALGEGGGNLKQRLDTRKLVADETGDLGRWTNSFIDNLDGIIGSVIRSANEVKQNSEQMLQRNDSANATMTQVTAAMEQMLSLLEEQIGEISNASGTATEMKQVMETVVREARAQFESASSGTQAIRNAVENSARTIHQLNERTREIGGMVSLISNITSQTNLLALNAAIEAARAGEHGRGFSVVADEVRGLAARTADAAKEIEHQIATIQEEAAQAATFMESSVADVDRGLQLASDASSDNSELHGIVERMFEIIRHIEAHSQEHGQQTREVVGASNDMRQVIRALHSSSDRLRSTASNLHHLTSAFQVSG from the coding sequence ATGAATCTCTCCGGCGCTGAACGGCGCTGGCTGAACTGGTTTGGCGCTACCGGCAAAGTGCGCATGGGCTGGTCCTGCTGGCTCAACCGCAATCGCTATGCACTGATGGAGCAGGCTTTTGAGAGCGTCGCCCAGACGCGAATCACCATTCTCAATCAGTGGGTGGACGGTCAGTGGGAGCAGATGGTTTCCCTGGCGGCCAGCGTAGAGCAGGATCCAGCCCGCTGGGATACGTTATTGCCACAGCAGCTTCAGCGCTGGGTGGATGCATCGGAGCTGTTTGTCGTGGACGACACCGGCAAAGTGCTGGCCTCCAGCTATCGCGCCAGAGTCGGTGCACGTGACCTGGATGCCCGGGCCCTGGAGGAGGGATTGAAAGGGGCGTTTCTGCATGGGCCCTATGTGGATCGGGCCACGTTGGATATTGGTCCCTCTTCGTCGCGCTTTCACGACGAGGTGACCCTGATGTTTTACCAGCCCGTGGAACTGGCGGACGGAGCGATTGGCTGTGTCTGTGCCCGGGTTCCCAATGACGTACTCGGCGATCTGATTCAACGGGAAGCGGGGCATATTTTCACCGAGTCCGGTGACAATTATCTGTTTATGGTGGAGCCGGGTTTTGATCGGCGCATCGTTGCGGGGACGGCCCTGTCACGGTCCCGCTTTGAGGACAGCACTTTCTCCCATGGCGAAAATCTCAAAAGCGGTATTCACACCGATTGGGGCGTGGTGGGGGTCAAGCGGCACACCGAATTCGAGATCCGCTTTACCGACCCGGCCACCGGCCAGTTGCATCCCGGCGTACGCGAAACCATCCGCAACGGCGAGAACCTGTTTGTCACCTATCCGGGCTATTCGGATTACCGCCACATTCCGGTAATCGGTAAAGGGGTAACCTTTACTCTTAAAGGTTCCAAAGACCGCTGGGGCATGATGTGCGAGGGTGACCTGGAGGAGGTGTATCGCTTTCGTTCCATAACCTATCGGTTCATGGGGTTACTGCTGTTGCCTCTGCTACTGGTGTTCGGCGGCAATATGGCACTGCACGCCTGGAGCGACTGGCCCTTGTGGACCATCAACCTCGCGACCGCTGGAGCATTGGCCGTGGGCGCCTGGAGTTTTCTGGCCCGAGGCCCTAGGCGTCTTGCCCGGCGCCTGGGGAAAATGACGGAAATCATTCACGCCTTGGGGGAGGGAGGCGGCAACCTCAAACAGCGCCTGGACACCCGCAAACTGGTGGCCGATGAAACCGGCGATCTGGGGCGTTGGACCAACAGCTTTATCGACAATCTGGATGGCATTATCGGCTCGGTGATCCGCTCAGCCAACGAGGTCAAGCAGAACAGTGAGCAGATGCTTCAGCGCAATGACAGCGCCAATGCCACCATGACTCAGGTGACCGCCGCTATGGAGCAGATGCTGAGCCTGTTGGAAGAGCAGATCGGCGAAATCAGCAACGCCTCCGGCACCGCCACCGAAATGAAACAGGTCATGGAAACCGTGGTGCGAGAGGCCCGGGCCCAGTTTGAGTCTGCCAGTTCCGGTACCCAGGCGATTCGCAATGCCGTGGAGAACTCCGCCCGAACCATCCACCAGTTGAACGAACGGACGCGGGAAATCGGAGGCATGGTTTCTCTGATCAGCAATATCACCAGTCAGACCAACCTGTTGGCGCTGAACGCGGCCATTGAAGCGGCTCGGGCCGGTGAACACGGCCGAGGCTTTTCCGTGGTGGCCGATGAGGTGCGGGGCCTGGCGGCGCGCACCGCCGATGCGGCCAAAGAGATTGAACATCAGATTGCCACCATTCAGGAAGAGGCGGCGCAAGCGGCCACCTTCATGGAAAGCAGCGTGGCGGATGTCGATCGGGGGCTGCAACTGGCCAGCGATGCGTCGTCCGACAATTCCGAACTGCACGGGATTGTCGAGCGGATGTTTGAGATCATCCGCCACATTGAAGCCCACAGCCAGGAGCACGGGCAGCAGACCCGCGAGGTGGTGGGGGCCAGCAATGACATGCGGCAGGTGATCCGGGCTCTACACAGCAGCTCGGATCGACTGCGCAGCACGGCGTCGAATCTGCATCATCTGACCAGTGCGTTTCAGGTGAGCGGGTAA